A portion of the Diprion similis isolate iyDipSimi1 chromosome 4, iyDipSimi1.1, whole genome shotgun sequence genome contains these proteins:
- the LOC124405769 gene encoding uncharacterized protein LOC124405769 translates to MSHSVTIRTTTTTTSGSTIILNTGYLRTFPGILKFLEVALGIVCVGIIGHDHDSGYSVALSSTPRIFFLLMTTTFMIASFILLVSCLASLSTGSIISKTIYEVIYHSIGFGLLLAASLNLLIDVTKNNRVYNYDALLAASVIGLVNAALYLLSTLLALRSYRGI, encoded by the exons ATGTCTCACTCCGTCACCATACGAACAACCACGACCACCACCAGTGGCTCGACGATCATCCTGAACACTGGCTACTTAAGAACTTTTCCTGGAATTCTAAAATTTCTTGAAGTT GCACTGGGCATCGTCTGTGTTGGGATCATTGGGCATGATCACGACTCTGGCTATTCTGTGGCGCTGTCGTCAACGCCTAGgatatttttccttctcatGACGACGACTTTCATGATAGCATCTTTCATTCTTCTGGTATCGTGCCTCGCGTCCTTGTCAACCGGCTCGATCATATCAAAAACTATCTAC GAGGTGATCTATCATTCGATCGGATTTGGATTACTCCTCGCAGCATCCCTTAACCTTCTTATAGacgttacaaaaaataaccGCGTTTACAATTATGATGCCTTATTGGCAGCATCG GTTATAGGACTGGTCAATGCGGCGCTATACCTTTTGAGTACTTTACTAGCTCTGAGATCCTACAGAGGTATTTAA
- the LOC124405414 gene encoding uncharacterized protein LOC124405414 produces the protein MIARELLEVSKVSMETPILILGSSRTLRMVSALFNLVQLTLGTICVGMATWDMKLNFTELIFHSGVGIFKKISDNRTGFLSSILKFTTWLPADEYARTTMDQLTGRILLIAITSFFVIATYIFFVWYIASLLSGTMTRSTLINEVIYHSTGFAAHFLASSILFMQIEDVGSDYYMNRGTMLTLAAMVMANSILYLMGFGLTLLLCRRIK, from the exons ATGATTGCTCGTGAATTATTAGAGGTATCAAAGGTGTCGATGGAGACTCCGATACTAATTTTGGGCTCTTCACGAACGTTAAGAATGGTATCAGCATTATTCAATCTGGTTCAATTG ACACTAGGTACCATTTGTGTTGGGATGGCTACGTGGGACATGAAGCTCAACTTTACAGAGTTGATATTCCACAGTGGCGTggggattttcaaaaaaatttcagataacCGCACTGGGTTCCTGAGCTCGATATTGAAGTTCACAACTTGGTTGCCCGCCGATGAATACGCTCGTACAACGATGGATCAACTGACTGGGCGGATTCTTCTAATTGCAATTACATCATTCTTCGTGATTgctacatacatttttttcgtttggtACATAGCATCTTTACTGTCTGGGACAATGACACGAAGTACACTCATTAAC GAGGTGATCTATCACTCAACCGGTTTTGCGGCGCACTTTTTAGCCTCATCGATCCTTTTTATGCAAATTGAAGATGTAGGAAGTGACTACTACATGAATCGCGGAACGATGTTGACTTTGGCG gCGATGGTTATGGCCAACTCCATTTTGTATCTCATGGGATTCGGGTTGACTCTGCTGCTTTGTAGACGAATTAAGTAA
- the LOC124405946 gene encoding dynein axonemal intermediate chain 3-like has product MPNVRFCSSSSNMQGKEAESSSLSWSYDSSEVIDGLARITLSQNQQDALGCRIMEEVFLEYPWAYVPRQGVVALLRDDDSQLLPFKDDVDKYEGDFFLVGYASTELVSSEFVICLTEAAKKTIEKRNKEVKRRLDNRVRGMFYKIPKPWVSGGSEIEVAENLVRRQRPLFEVEISMPSVLLGNDRELTGRKSTDAEDTGMEIVPKHERFELVPMSRLTTAVQTNLPGREAGVQTRFGFPKNAWTQYGFEYPASEASASEVVGEVEKEEEQDADEEGGSAAQPDQERLVNDEEPAEKPEDDDEQAEEDEAPDPVDLFLDKYADKVIDVIDYNAALNLHVHDIDELVLKGKESRPREQVVFEEFKSFIDLSLVAGKVVSDLSWHPTLTGVAVVCYTDVPKCDLVQGPSVVRNAKSSLNRNESVVLVWTFADSMAPRLRLEHDRPVSTVSFCPFRPDVLVAGCDTGHIAIWDFRGRLTKCSVDNCCVNQPEVGLPNDYVVVGTNDCQPVPVISLSAVSNELQSHHGAVRHIQWLPPYHRVESDGRLSTLADNKTVQFLTASEDGCVAVWDLLWEPRATTSSSLTERGSFKPPKILCDEFSTGTSELKKIDGLLRPIYCVYMQVPKEVRNLPVISLFIQPPLTTYEEVHSVHRPCSRILEPEDDGESHFSTRTFEPNFSRTKNECQKQFWAGSPEGDFLSCSWEGHEFTEVASSESCRFLGWSRVHDGPVTWISQSPHLSEVLLTVGGRDFAVWSRDFLQSPLLLRKSQEGYTACCWTSRPGVFLVARSSGDVETWDLCLNTSECLALQCISGKRITGLYPHVIPLEPNFVGVCDHNGALRVFKEPSFFCEDKPRRIEWLEKFVAREIKRKQEFTAWETNFLKTDPHRLQRKASRAADEAKRRHEEARVKFQKEQEELARLEEERKARLVPKTKAEKWRESDLDRMRSILLTKKGFDPGELEAMRKPLVQQEEERSRKLKMAEEQVKQSETYYRDAISLKLPKLPEKTSAGHFDPLVSLPEEISIEKKRADGKLRYETIRAQAEKKIRGNLEPREFDPRIMTSDARRRRRELDLEYLKRSRKDERLTKIKANALG; this is encoded by the coding sequence ATGCCAAACGTCAGATTCTGCAGTTCTTCGAGTAACATGCAGGGGAAAGAAGCCGAGTCATCATCGCTGAGCTGGTCGTACGATAGCAGCGAAGTCATTGATGGTCTGGCACGAATTACTCTCTCTCAAAATCAGCAGGATGCTCTGGGCTGTCGGATCATGGAAGAAGTTTTCTTGGAGTATCCTTGGGCCTACGTTCCTCGGCAAGGAGTCGTCGCACTACTGCGGGACGACGACTCCCAGCTCCTGCCCTTCAAGGACGACGTTGACAAGTACGAGGGGGACTTTTTCCTGGTTGGCTACGCATCAACGGAGCTGGTATCTTCGGAGTTCGTCATCTGCCTGACGGAAGCGGCGAAAAAGACCATCGAGAAACGTAACAAGGAGGTAAAACGACGGCTGGACAACCGCGTGCGTGGCATGTTCTACAAAATCCCGAAGCCCTGGGTGTCTGGAGGCAGCGAGATCGAGGTAGCTGAAAACCTCGTGCGAAGACAGAGACCGCTCTTCGAAGTTGAGATATCGATGCCCTCCGTCCTCCTTGGGAACGACCGAGAACTGACAGGCCGGAAGTCGACCGACGCGGAAGACACGGGCATGGAAATCGTTCCGAAACACGAGAGGTTCGAGCTGGTTCCAATGTCACGACTTACCACCGCGGTACAGACCAACTTGCCAGGTCGGGAAGCTGGGGTCCAGACGCGTTTTGGGTTTCCTAAAAACGCCTGGACTCAATACGGCTTTGAGTATCCCGCCTCGGAAGCATCGGCCTCAGAAGTTGTTGGCGAGGTTGAAAAGGAAGAGGAACAGGACGCTGATGAGGAAGGTGGCTCGGCTGCTCAGCCTGATCAGGAACGTCTTGTCAACGACGAGGAACCCGCTGAAAAACCGGAGGACGATGACGAGCAGGCCGAGGAAGACGAGGCTCCGGATCCAGTCGACCTGTTTCTGGACAAGTACGCGGACAAGGTGATCGACGTGATTGACTACAACGCGGCGTTGAATCTCCACGTTCACGACATCGATGAGCTCGTGCTAAAGGGTAAGGAGTCCAGACCCAGGGAGCAGGTGGTCTTCGAGGAGTTCAAGTCCTTCATTGACCTCAGTCTCGTCGCCGGAAAAGTGGTGTCCGATCTTTCCTGGCATCCGACTTTGACCGGGGTCGCAGTCGTCTGCTACACCGATGTGCCGAAGTGTGATCTTGTCCAGGGCCCGTCGGTCGTCAGGAACGCGAAGTCGTCCTTGAATCGTAACGAGTCCGTAGTCCTGGTGTGGACCTTCGCCGATTCCATGGCACCACGGTTGAGGCTGGAGCATGATCGACCTGTTAGCACTGTGTCCTTCTGCCCATTTCGACCGGATGTCCTAGTCGCAGGGTGCGATACCGGTCACATCGCCATTTGGGACTTTCGCGGTAGATTAACGAAGTGCAGTGTTGATAACTGCTGCGTGAATCAACCGGAAGTCGGATTACCGAATGACTATGTGGTGGTTGGAACCAACGACTGTCAACCCGTTCCAGTGATAAGCTTATCCGCCGTTTCTAACGAATTGCAATCCCACCATGGCGCTGTTAGACACATACAATGGCTTCCACCTTATCATCGCGTCGAGAGTGACGGACGACTGAGCACTCTAGCTGATAACAAGACTGTACAATTCCTCACCGCAAGCGAAGACGGATGTGTCGCAGTTTGGGACCTGTTGTGGGAACCTCGAGCTACGACATCCTCGTCCCTCACTGAACGAGGGAGTTTTAAACCCCCGAAAATTCTGTGCGATGAGTTTTCCACTGGGACATCGGAGCTGAAGAAGATCGATGGACTGCTCAGGCCGATCTATTGCGTCTACATGCAAGTACCGAAAGAGGTTCGAAATCTGCCGGTTATCAGTCTTTTCATCCAACCCCCGCTGACCACTTACGAAGAAGTTCACTCCGTGCATCGACCCTGCAGCAGGATCCTCGAGCCGGAAGATGACGGAGAGAGTCACTTCTCGACGCGGACATTCGAGCCAAACTTTTCCAGGACCAAAAACGAGTGTCAGAAACAGTTTTGGGCCGGTTCTCCAGAGGGTGATTTTCTAAGCTGCTCTTGGGAGGGTCACGAGTTCACGGAGGTCGCTTCCTCTGAGAGTTGTCGGTTCCTCGGGTGGTCCCGGGTTCACGACGGTCCGGTCACCTGGATCAGCCAGTCGCCCCATTTATCGGAAGTCCTGCTCACCGTGGGGGGTCGTGATTTCGCCGTGTGGAGTCGGGACTTTCTCCAGTCCCCTCTGCTCCTGAGGAAATCTCAGGAGGGCTACACAGCCTGCTGCTGGACCAGTAGACCAGGTGTTTTTCTCGTCGCCAGAAGCAGCGGTGACGTCGAGACCTGGGACCTCTGCTTAAACACCAGCGAGTGTTTGGCCCTCCAGTGTATTTCCGGTAAACGGATCACCGGCTTGTATCCCCACGTGATACCGCTGGAGCCGAATTTCGTCGGGGTCTGTGACCACAACGGAGCTCTGCGAGTCTTTAAGGAGCCGTCGTTTTTTTGCGAGGATAAACCGAGGAGAATCGAATGGCTTGAGAAATTCGTCGCGAGGGAAATCAAGAGGAAGCAGGAGTTCACCGCTTGGGAGACGAACTTTTTGAAGACCGATCCGCACCGCTTGCAGAGGAAGGCGTCGAGGGCGGCTGACGAAGCTAAACGTCGGCACGAAGAGGCCAGGGTTAAATTTCAGAAGGAACAAGAGGAGCTCGCCAGACtcgaggaagagagaaaggcTAGACTTGTTCCGAAAACAAAAGCGGAAAAATGGAGAGAATCGGATCTCGACAGAATGCGGTCTATCCTGCTGACCAAGAAGGGATTTGACCCTGGGGAACTGGAGGCCATGAGGAAGCCGCTTGTTCAGCAGGAAGAGGAAAGGTCGAGGAAGCTGAAAATGGCCGAGGAACAGGTTAAACAGAGCGAAACCTACTACAGAGACGCAATTTCTCTCAAGCTTCCAAAATTACCAGAGAAAACGTCGGCGGGTCATTTCGACCCTCTTGTCTCTTTGCCCGAGGAAATATCcatcgagaaaaaaagagcTGATGGCAAACTTCGTTATGAGACGATTCGCGCTCAAGCcgagaagaaaataagagGAAATCTGGAACCTCGGGAGTTTGATCCAAGGATTATGACCAGCGATGCTCGACGTAGGCGCAGAGAACTTGATCTCGAATATTTAAAAAGGAGCAGAAAAGATGAACGACTGACGAAAATCAAAGCTAACGCCCTTGGCTGA
- the LOC124405235 gene encoding protein singles bar, which produces MGGGAAGPTIRMASTGTHGAGGVACCFCRCCTCIHIEFLKTLPGMVKVAEAVISSLIQYLLINYGLRYSATIGSAYESALTTCSACFLNSAVLLACYIVSEKSYRLIRSSLFELMFNALASFLYLSSASYLAFATKMFLWGQYQLTPGFDVYPAMNAAYMLCGVVGVLHGADAYYSYKHYTGSW; this is translated from the exons ATGGGCGGGGGTGCAGCTGGACCGACGATCAGGATGGCGTCGACGGGAACTCACGGGGCCGGGGGTGTCGCTTGCTGCTTTTGTCGATGCTGCACATGCATACacatcgaatttttaaagactTTACCGGGCATGGTGAAAGTGGCCGAGGCG GTGATCAGCAGCTTGATCCAATATTTGTTGATTAATTATGGTCTGAGGTACAGTGCGACAATTGGCTCGGCATACGAAAGTGCTTTGACGACTTGTTCTGCCTGCTTTCTAAACTCGGCAGTACTTCTGGCCTGTTACATCGTGTCCGAAAAATCGTACAGATTAATACGCTCGTCTCTCTTC GAGCTGATGTTTAACGCCCTCGCATCCTTTCTCTACTTGAGCTCAGCCTCATACTTGGCATTTGCTACCAAGATGTTCCTCTGGGGACAATATCAACTGACTCCTGGATTTGACGTCTATCCAGCAATGAACGCCGCCTAC ATGCTTTGCGGGGTAGTCGGCGTCCTGCATGGCGCGGATGCCTACTATTCGTATAAACACTACACTGGCAGTTGGTAG
- the LOC124405945 gene encoding CKLF-like MARVEL transmembrane domain-containing protein 4, with amino-acid sequence MELQTANSIAALSLRAFVSFSLFTFETIAYVKVLAIFCMCLASPARLHATSFFLFVASTAFIATILWTFIYLFSIREALKLPINWILSEFINTGVFTFLYAIAFITQLSAWGSVWGDGKAANIAAGIFIKFPLLFEFARYRLLS; translated from the exons ATGGAATTGCAGACGGCTAATTCGA TTGCAGCACTATCACTGCGAGCCTTTGTCTCCTTTTCCTTGTTTACATTTGAAACAATTGCTTACGTAAaa GTGCTAGCAATCTTCTGCATGTGCCTTGCTTCGCCGGCGCGACTTCATGCCAccagttttttccttttcgtcGCATCGACGGCCTTCATAGCTACTATTCTGTGGACCTTCATCTACCTTTTCTCAATACGCGAGGCTCTCAAGCTTCCTATCAATTGGATTCTTTCG GAATTCATCAATACCGGCGTGTTCACCTTTCTGTACGCGATTGCTTTCATCACTCAGCTTTCCGCGTGGGGATCAGTATGGGGAGATGGGAAAGCAGCTAATATCGCCGCGGGG ATATTCATTAAATTTCCATTGCTCTTCGAATTCGCGAGGTACAGACTTTTATCGTAA